In Piliocolobus tephrosceles isolate RC106 chromosome 10, ASM277652v3, whole genome shotgun sequence, a single window of DNA contains:
- the OGFOD2 gene encoding 2-oxoglutarate and iron-dependent oxygenase domain-containing protein 2 isoform X1: protein MATVAAPRRFCRCACFYTDNLYVARYGLHVRFRSEQQLRRDYGPILRSRGCVSAKDFQQLLAELEQEVERRQRLGPESAARKALIASSYHPARPEVYDSLQDAALAPEFLAVAEYSVSPGADLKGLLQRLETVSEEKRIYRVPVFTAPFCQALLEELEHFEQSDMPKGRPNTMNNYGVLLHELGLDEPLMTPLRERFLQPVMALLYPDCGGGQLDSHRAFVVKYAPGQDLELGCHYDNAELTLNVALGKVFTGGALYFGGLFQAPAALTEPLEVEHVVGQGVLHRGGQLHGARPLGTGERWNLVVWLRASAVRNRLCPMCRCEPDLVDDEGFSDGFTREEPTTVDTRVCDL, encoded by the exons ATGGCGACGGTGGCGGCCCCGCGGCGCTTCTGCCGGTGCGCCTGCTTCTACACGGATAACTTGTACGTGGCGCGCTATGGGCTGCACGTGCGCTTCCGAAGCGAGCAGCAGCTGCGCCGGGACTACGGCCCG ATCCTGCGCAGCCGAGGCTGTGTTAGCGCCAAGGACTTCCAGCAGCTGTTAGCAGAG CTTGAGCAGGAGGTGGAGCGGCGGCAGCGGCTGGGGCCAGAGTCAGCGGCTAGGAAAGCCCTCATCGCGAGTTCCTACCACCCGGCACGGCCTGAGGTCTACGACTCACTGCAG GATGCAGCTCTGGCCCCCGAGTTTCTGGCTGTGGCTGAGTACAGTGTGTCCCCGGGCGCAGACCTCAAGGGCCTTCTCCAGCGGCTGGAGACAGTATCGG AGGAGAAGCGCATCTACCGGGTGCCTGTGTTCACGGCGCCCTTCTGCCAGGCCCTGCTGGAAGAGCTGGAGCACTTCGAGCAGTCGGACATGCCTAAGGGGAGGCCCAACACCATGAACAACTACGGG GTGCTGCTGCACGAGCTCGGGCTGGACGAGCCACTGATGACACCACTGCGGGAGCGCTTCCTGCAGCCAGTGATGGCCCTGCTGTACCCTGACTGTGGCGGGGGCCAGCTCGACAGCCACCGGGCCTTTGTGGTCAAATACGCACCGGGCCAGGACCTCGAGCTGGGCTGCCACTATGATAATGCCGAGCTCACCCTcaatgtggccttgggcaaggtCTTCACAGGGGGCGCCCTGTATTTTGGGGGCCTCTTCCAG GCACCTGCAGCCCTGACGGAGCCCCTGGAGGTGGAGCACGTGGTGGGCCAGGGTGTTCTCCACCGTGGCGGCCAGCTGCATGGGGCCCGGCCCTTGGGCACTGGTGAGCGTTGGAACCTCGTCGTCTGGCTCCGAGCCTCTGCCGTGCGCAACCGCCTCTGTCCCATGTGCCGCTGTGAGCCCGACCTGGTGGATGATGAGGGCTTCAGTGATGGCTTCACCCGAGAGGAGCCAACCACGGTGGAT ACACGAGTTTGCGACCTCTGA
- the OGFOD2 gene encoding 2-oxoglutarate and iron-dependent oxygenase domain-containing protein 2 isoform X5 yields MPKGRPNTMNNYGVLLHELGLDEPLMTPLRERFLQPVMALLYPDCGGGQLDSHRAFVVKYAPGQDLELGCHYDNAELTLNVALGKVFTGGALYFGGLFQAPAALTEPLEVEHVVGQGVLHRGGQLHGARPLGTGERWNLVVWLRASAVRNRLCPMCRCEPDLVDDEGFSDGFTREEPTTVDVCALT; encoded by the exons ATGCCTAAGGGGAGGCCCAACACCATGAACAACTACGGG GTGCTGCTGCACGAGCTCGGGCTGGACGAGCCACTGATGACACCACTGCGGGAGCGCTTCCTGCAGCCAGTGATGGCCCTGCTGTACCCTGACTGTGGCGGGGGCCAGCTCGACAGCCACCGGGCCTTTGTGGTCAAATACGCACCGGGCCAGGACCTCGAGCTGGGCTGCCACTATGATAATGCCGAGCTCACCCTcaatgtggccttgggcaaggtCTTCACAGGGGGCGCCCTGTATTTTGGGGGCCTCTTCCAG GCACCTGCAGCCCTGACGGAGCCCCTGGAGGTGGAGCACGTGGTGGGCCAGGGTGTTCTCCACCGTGGCGGCCAGCTGCATGGGGCCCGGCCCTTGGGCACTGGTGAGCGTTGGAACCTCGTCGTCTGGCTCCGAGCCTCTGCCGTGCGCAACCGCCTCTGTCCCATGTGCCGCTGTGAGCCCGACCTGGTGGATGATGAGGGCTTCAGTGATGGCTTCACCCGAGAGGAGCCAACCACGGTGGATGTATGTGCGCTCACCTGA
- the ARL6IP4 gene encoding ADP-ribosylation factor-like protein 6-interacting protein 4 isoform X1: protein MAHVGSRKRSRSRSRSRGRGSEKRKKKSRNDASASQGRKASTALGAEASPSPCITERSKHKARRRPRSSSSSSSSSSSSSSSSSSSSSSSSSDGRKKRGKYKDKKRKKKKKRKKLKKKGKEKVEAQQVEALPGPSLDQWHRSAGEEEDGPVLTDEQKSRIQAMKPMTKEEWDARQSIIRKVVDPETGRTRLIKGDGEVLEEIVTRERHREINKQATRGDGLAFQMRAGLLP, encoded by the exons ATGGCTCACGTCGGCTCCCGCAAGCGCTCGAGGAGTCGCAGCCGGTCCCGGGGACGGGGGtcggaaaagagaaagaagaagagcaGGAATGACGCCTCCGCATCCCAAGGTCGCAAGGCCAGCACGGCCCTCGGGGCGGAGG CCTCACCTTCTCCCTGCATCACAGAGAGAAGCAAGCACAAGGCCCGGAGGAGACCACGATccagctcttcctcctcctcttctagtTCTTCtagctcctcttcttcctcctcgtcctcctcctcttcctccagtGATGGCCGGAAGAAGCGGGGGAAGTACAAggacaagaagaggaagaagaaaaagaagaggaagaagctgaAGAAAAAGGGCAAGGAGAAGGTGGAAGCACAGCAGGTGGAGGCTCTGCCGGGCCCCTCGCTGGACCAGTGGCACCGATCAgctggggaggaagaggatgGCCCAG TCCTGACGGATGAGCAGAAGTCCCGAATCCAGGCCATGAAGCCCATGACCAAGGAGGAGTGGGATGCCCGGCAGAGCATAATCCGCAAGGTGGTGGACCCCGAGACGGGGCGCACCAG gctAATTAAGGGAGACGGTGAGGTCCTAGAGGAAATCGTAACCAGAGAACGACACAGAGAGATCAACAAG CAAGCCACCCGAGGGGACGGCCTGGCCTTCCAGATGCGAGCTGGGTTGCTTCCCTGA
- the OGFOD2 gene encoding 2-oxoglutarate and iron-dependent oxygenase domain-containing protein 2 isoform X2, whose amino-acid sequence MATVAAPRRFCRCACFYTDNLYVARYGLHVRFRSEQQLRRDYGPILRSRGCVSAKDFQQLLAELEQEVERRQRLGPESAARKALIASSYHPARPEVYDSLQDAALAPEFLAVAEYSVSPGADLKGLLQRLETVSEEKRIYRVPVFTAPFCQALLEELEHFEQSDMPKGRPNTMNNYGVLLHELGLDEPLMTPLRERFLQPVMALLYPDCGGGQLDSHRAFVVKYAPGQDLELGCHYDNAELTLNVALGKVFTGGALYFGGLFQAPAALTEPLEVEHVVGQGVLHRGGQLHGARPLGTGERWNLVVWLRASAVRNRLCPMCRCEPDLVDDEGFSDGFTREEPTTVDVCALT is encoded by the exons ATGGCGACGGTGGCGGCCCCGCGGCGCTTCTGCCGGTGCGCCTGCTTCTACACGGATAACTTGTACGTGGCGCGCTATGGGCTGCACGTGCGCTTCCGAAGCGAGCAGCAGCTGCGCCGGGACTACGGCCCG ATCCTGCGCAGCCGAGGCTGTGTTAGCGCCAAGGACTTCCAGCAGCTGTTAGCAGAG CTTGAGCAGGAGGTGGAGCGGCGGCAGCGGCTGGGGCCAGAGTCAGCGGCTAGGAAAGCCCTCATCGCGAGTTCCTACCACCCGGCACGGCCTGAGGTCTACGACTCACTGCAG GATGCAGCTCTGGCCCCCGAGTTTCTGGCTGTGGCTGAGTACAGTGTGTCCCCGGGCGCAGACCTCAAGGGCCTTCTCCAGCGGCTGGAGACAGTATCGG AGGAGAAGCGCATCTACCGGGTGCCTGTGTTCACGGCGCCCTTCTGCCAGGCCCTGCTGGAAGAGCTGGAGCACTTCGAGCAGTCGGACATGCCTAAGGGGAGGCCCAACACCATGAACAACTACGGG GTGCTGCTGCACGAGCTCGGGCTGGACGAGCCACTGATGACACCACTGCGGGAGCGCTTCCTGCAGCCAGTGATGGCCCTGCTGTACCCTGACTGTGGCGGGGGCCAGCTCGACAGCCACCGGGCCTTTGTGGTCAAATACGCACCGGGCCAGGACCTCGAGCTGGGCTGCCACTATGATAATGCCGAGCTCACCCTcaatgtggccttgggcaaggtCTTCACAGGGGGCGCCCTGTATTTTGGGGGCCTCTTCCAG GCACCTGCAGCCCTGACGGAGCCCCTGGAGGTGGAGCACGTGGTGGGCCAGGGTGTTCTCCACCGTGGCGGCCAGCTGCATGGGGCCCGGCCCTTGGGCACTGGTGAGCGTTGGAACCTCGTCGTCTGGCTCCGAGCCTCTGCCGTGCGCAACCGCCTCTGTCCCATGTGCCGCTGTGAGCCCGACCTGGTGGATGATGAGGGCTTCAGTGATGGCTTCACCCGAGAGGAGCCAACCACGGTGGATGTATGTGCGCTCACCTGA
- the ARL6IP4 gene encoding ADP-ribosylation factor-like protein 6-interacting protein 4 isoform X3 — MAHVGSRKRSRSRSRSRGRGSEKRKKKSRNDASASQERSKHKARRRPRSSSSSSSSSSSSSSSSSSSSSSSSSDGRKKRGKYKDKKRKKKKKRKKLKKKGKEKVEAQQVEALPGPSLDQWHRSAGEEEDGPVLTDEQKSRIQAMKPMTKEEWDARQSIIRKVVDPETGRTRLIKGDGEVLEEIVTRERHREINKQATRGDGLAFQMRAGLLP, encoded by the exons ATGGCTCACGTCGGCTCCCGCAAGCGCTCGAGGAGTCGCAGCCGGTCCCGGGGACGGGGGtcggaaaagagaaagaagaagagcaGGAATGACGCCTCCGCATCCCAAG AGAGAAGCAAGCACAAGGCCCGGAGGAGACCACGATccagctcttcctcctcctcttctagtTCTTCtagctcctcttcttcctcctcgtcctcctcctcttcctccagtGATGGCCGGAAGAAGCGGGGGAAGTACAAggacaagaagaggaagaagaaaaagaagaggaagaagctgaAGAAAAAGGGCAAGGAGAAGGTGGAAGCACAGCAGGTGGAGGCTCTGCCGGGCCCCTCGCTGGACCAGTGGCACCGATCAgctggggaggaagaggatgGCCCAG TCCTGACGGATGAGCAGAAGTCCCGAATCCAGGCCATGAAGCCCATGACCAAGGAGGAGTGGGATGCCCGGCAGAGCATAATCCGCAAGGTGGTGGACCCCGAGACGGGGCGCACCAG gctAATTAAGGGAGACGGTGAGGTCCTAGAGGAAATCGTAACCAGAGAACGACACAGAGAGATCAACAAG CAAGCCACCCGAGGGGACGGCCTGGCCTTCCAGATGCGAGCTGGGTTGCTTCCCTGA
- the OGFOD2 gene encoding 2-oxoglutarate and iron-dependent oxygenase domain-containing protein 2 isoform X3, translating to MVGKLRGGTRGPPVPTRPRSIFLRRPFPGEILRSRGCVSAKDFQQLLAELEQEVERRQRLGPESAARKALIASSYHPARPEVYDSLQDAALAPEFLAVAEYSVSPGADLKGLLQRLETVSEEKRIYRVPVFTAPFCQALLEELEHFEQSDMPKGRPNTMNNYGVLLHELGLDEPLMTPLRERFLQPVMALLYPDCGGGQLDSHRAFVVKYAPGQDLELGCHYDNAELTLNVALGKVFTGGALYFGGLFQAPAALTEPLEVEHVVGQGVLHRGGQLHGARPLGTGERWNLVVWLRASAVRNRLCPMCRCEPDLVDDEGFSDGFTREEPTTVDTRVCDL from the exons ATGGTGGGAAAACTGAGAGGCGGAACGAGGGGGCCGCCGGTCCCAACCCGTCCCAGGAGCATCTTTCTCCGCAGACCATTTCCTGGCGAG ATCCTGCGCAGCCGAGGCTGTGTTAGCGCCAAGGACTTCCAGCAGCTGTTAGCAGAG CTTGAGCAGGAGGTGGAGCGGCGGCAGCGGCTGGGGCCAGAGTCAGCGGCTAGGAAAGCCCTCATCGCGAGTTCCTACCACCCGGCACGGCCTGAGGTCTACGACTCACTGCAG GATGCAGCTCTGGCCCCCGAGTTTCTGGCTGTGGCTGAGTACAGTGTGTCCCCGGGCGCAGACCTCAAGGGCCTTCTCCAGCGGCTGGAGACAGTATCGG AGGAGAAGCGCATCTACCGGGTGCCTGTGTTCACGGCGCCCTTCTGCCAGGCCCTGCTGGAAGAGCTGGAGCACTTCGAGCAGTCGGACATGCCTAAGGGGAGGCCCAACACCATGAACAACTACGGG GTGCTGCTGCACGAGCTCGGGCTGGACGAGCCACTGATGACACCACTGCGGGAGCGCTTCCTGCAGCCAGTGATGGCCCTGCTGTACCCTGACTGTGGCGGGGGCCAGCTCGACAGCCACCGGGCCTTTGTGGTCAAATACGCACCGGGCCAGGACCTCGAGCTGGGCTGCCACTATGATAATGCCGAGCTCACCCTcaatgtggccttgggcaaggtCTTCACAGGGGGCGCCCTGTATTTTGGGGGCCTCTTCCAG GCACCTGCAGCCCTGACGGAGCCCCTGGAGGTGGAGCACGTGGTGGGCCAGGGTGTTCTCCACCGTGGCGGCCAGCTGCATGGGGCCCGGCCCTTGGGCACTGGTGAGCGTTGGAACCTCGTCGTCTGGCTCCGAGCCTCTGCCGTGCGCAACCGCCTCTGTCCCATGTGCCGCTGTGAGCCCGACCTGGTGGATGATGAGGGCTTCAGTGATGGCTTCACCCGAGAGGAGCCAACCACGGTGGAT ACACGAGTTTGCGACCTCTGA
- the ARL6IP4 gene encoding ADP-ribosylation factor-like protein 6-interacting protein 4 isoform X2: MAHVGSRKRSRSRSRSRGRGSEKRKKKSRNDASASQGRKASTALGAEERSKHKARRRPRSSSSSSSSSSSSSSSSSSSSSSSSSDGRKKRGKYKDKKRKKKKKRKKLKKKGKEKVEAQQVEALPGPSLDQWHRSAGEEEDGPVLTDEQKSRIQAMKPMTKEEWDARQSIIRKVVDPETGRTRLIKGDGEVLEEIVTRERHREINKQATRGDGLAFQMRAGLLP; encoded by the exons ATGGCTCACGTCGGCTCCCGCAAGCGCTCGAGGAGTCGCAGCCGGTCCCGGGGACGGGGGtcggaaaagagaaagaagaagagcaGGAATGACGCCTCCGCATCCCAAGGTCGCAAGGCCAGCACGGCCCTCGGGGCGGAGG AGAGAAGCAAGCACAAGGCCCGGAGGAGACCACGATccagctcttcctcctcctcttctagtTCTTCtagctcctcttcttcctcctcgtcctcctcctcttcctccagtGATGGCCGGAAGAAGCGGGGGAAGTACAAggacaagaagaggaagaagaaaaagaagaggaagaagctgaAGAAAAAGGGCAAGGAGAAGGTGGAAGCACAGCAGGTGGAGGCTCTGCCGGGCCCCTCGCTGGACCAGTGGCACCGATCAgctggggaggaagaggatgGCCCAG TCCTGACGGATGAGCAGAAGTCCCGAATCCAGGCCATGAAGCCCATGACCAAGGAGGAGTGGGATGCCCGGCAGAGCATAATCCGCAAGGTGGTGGACCCCGAGACGGGGCGCACCAG gctAATTAAGGGAGACGGTGAGGTCCTAGAGGAAATCGTAACCAGAGAACGACACAGAGAGATCAACAAG CAAGCCACCCGAGGGGACGGCCTGGCCTTCCAGATGCGAGCTGGGTTGCTTCCCTGA
- the OGFOD2 gene encoding 2-oxoglutarate and iron-dependent oxygenase domain-containing protein 2 isoform X4, with protein sequence MVGKLRGGTRGPPVPTRPRSIFLRRPFPGEILRSRGCVSAKDFQQLLAELEQEVERRQRLGPESAARKALIASSYHPARPEVYDSLQDAALAPEFLAVAEYSVSPGADLKGLLQRLETVSEEKRIYRVPVFTAPFCQALLEELEHFEQSDMPKGRPNTMNNYGVLLHELGLDEPLMTPLRERFLQPVMALLYPDCGGGQLDSHRAFVVKYAPGQDLELGCHYDNAELTLNVALGKVFTGGALYFGGLFQAPAALTEPLEVEHVVGQGVLHRGGQLHGARPLGTGERWNLVVWLRASAVRNRLCPMCRCEPDLVDDEGFSDGFTREEPTTVDVCALT encoded by the exons ATGGTGGGAAAACTGAGAGGCGGAACGAGGGGGCCGCCGGTCCCAACCCGTCCCAGGAGCATCTTTCTCCGCAGACCATTTCCTGGCGAG ATCCTGCGCAGCCGAGGCTGTGTTAGCGCCAAGGACTTCCAGCAGCTGTTAGCAGAG CTTGAGCAGGAGGTGGAGCGGCGGCAGCGGCTGGGGCCAGAGTCAGCGGCTAGGAAAGCCCTCATCGCGAGTTCCTACCACCCGGCACGGCCTGAGGTCTACGACTCACTGCAG GATGCAGCTCTGGCCCCCGAGTTTCTGGCTGTGGCTGAGTACAGTGTGTCCCCGGGCGCAGACCTCAAGGGCCTTCTCCAGCGGCTGGAGACAGTATCGG AGGAGAAGCGCATCTACCGGGTGCCTGTGTTCACGGCGCCCTTCTGCCAGGCCCTGCTGGAAGAGCTGGAGCACTTCGAGCAGTCGGACATGCCTAAGGGGAGGCCCAACACCATGAACAACTACGGG GTGCTGCTGCACGAGCTCGGGCTGGACGAGCCACTGATGACACCACTGCGGGAGCGCTTCCTGCAGCCAGTGATGGCCCTGCTGTACCCTGACTGTGGCGGGGGCCAGCTCGACAGCCACCGGGCCTTTGTGGTCAAATACGCACCGGGCCAGGACCTCGAGCTGGGCTGCCACTATGATAATGCCGAGCTCACCCTcaatgtggccttgggcaaggtCTTCACAGGGGGCGCCCTGTATTTTGGGGGCCTCTTCCAG GCACCTGCAGCCCTGACGGAGCCCCTGGAGGTGGAGCACGTGGTGGGCCAGGGTGTTCTCCACCGTGGCGGCCAGCTGCATGGGGCCCGGCCCTTGGGCACTGGTGAGCGTTGGAACCTCGTCGTCTGGCTCCGAGCCTCTGCCGTGCGCAACCGCCTCTGTCCCATGTGCCGCTGTGAGCCCGACCTGGTGGATGATGAGGGCTTCAGTGATGGCTTCACCCGAGAGGAGCCAACCACGGTGGATGTATGTGCGCTCACCTGA